GGACGTAAAGATCAACGGCATCATCGACGATATCGGCAATGCCGGCTAAAAGGCGGTTCAGGCTTTTTGATGAGCGGGGCGTGGCCGCCGTGGAATTCGTTGTAGTAGCCGGCCTCCTGGCGGCCATGCTCTTTCTCATCATCGACATGGGGCTCATGATGTCGGCCAACTTGGTCTTGACCCAGGCCGCCCGGGAAGGGGCCCGCCGCGCCGCCATCGAGGGGGGCGCCACCCCCGGCGCCTTCCAGCGCATCGAGAGCCAGGCGGCGGCGGGGCGGCTGGACCTCGATCGGCTGCAAATGGACATCAAGCCGAAACAGGCCTCTTACGGGACCATCATCAACGTGCGGGTGGACTATGACTACCGGTTCCACTCGCCCTTC
The sequence above is drawn from the Sphingobacteriaceae bacterium genome and encodes:
- a CDS encoding TadE family protein, whose product is MAAVEFVVVAGLLAAMLFLIIDMGLMMSANLVLTQAAREGARRAAIEGGATPGAFQRIESQAAAGRLDLDRLQMDIKPKQASYGTIINVRVDYDYRFHSPFLRRLAGDPFPLRVEMSARSERLDPREP